A window of the Candidatus Cloacimonas sp. genome harbors these coding sequences:
- the meaB gene encoding methylmalonyl Co-A mutase-associated GTPase MeaB, with protein MNNKRKPEWTPANSGKEFTSSIIEGKKTVHPPIAHLVKEKHYNLDALVNGVLKSDRTLLAKAITLIESNAEKHFEMGQELIKELLPFSGKSIRIGITGIPGVGKSTFIENFGLYLIEKGHKVAVLAIDPSSTLSKGSILGDKTRMEILSQNISSFIRPSPSAGILGGVARKTRETIILCEAAGYDIILIETVGVGQSEITVRSMVDFFLLMQIAGAGDELQGIKRGIIELADLIVFNKADGDNIPRTELAKQELQNVLHYIRNATQDWQTKVLACSAINKTGLASIWENISAFQELTQKNGYFAKRRREQNIEWFHNLIDESVLHNFYRKEKVKSLVTQLKDEVANGNIPVALAVKMILEAGAE; from the coding sequence ATGAATAACAAACGCAAACCAGAATGGACTCCTGCCAATAGTGGTAAAGAATTTACCAGCAGTATCATAGAAGGAAAAAAGACAGTTCATCCTCCTATTGCTCATTTAGTTAAAGAGAAACACTATAATCTGGATGCGCTGGTTAACGGAGTTTTAAAATCCGATAGAACATTACTTGCCAAAGCAATTACTTTAATCGAGAGTAATGCCGAAAAACATTTTGAAATGGGGCAGGAGTTAATCAAAGAACTTCTGCCTTTTTCTGGAAAGTCCATTCGGATTGGCATAACAGGAATTCCGGGCGTAGGAAAGAGCACCTTTATAGAAAATTTTGGCTTATATTTAATTGAGAAAGGTCACAAAGTTGCCGTTTTAGCTATTGATCCCAGCTCCACTCTCAGCAAAGGAAGTATTTTAGGTGATAAAACCAGAATGGAAATATTATCTCAAAATATTAGCAGTTTTATTCGTCCTTCTCCCAGTGCAGGCATTTTGGGAGGGGTGGCAAGAAAGACAAGAGAAACGATAATTCTTTGTGAAGCAGCTGGTTATGACATAATTTTAATCGAGACCGTAGGAGTTGGACAATCGGAAATCACGGTTCGTTCAATGGTAGATTTTTTCCTACTTATGCAAATTGCAGGAGCGGGAGATGAACTTCAGGGCATTAAGAGAGGAATTATAGAACTTGCAGATCTTATTGTATTTAACAAAGCAGATGGAGATAATATACCAAGAACGGAACTTGCCAAACAGGAACTTCAGAATGTATTACATTATATCCGAAACGCCACCCAAGATTGGCAAACTAAAGTTCTTGCTTGTTCTGCCATAAATAAAACCGGTTTAGCGAGTATCTGGGAAAATATCTCTGCTTTCCAAGAACTTACTCAAAAAAATGGATATTTTGCTAAACGCAGAAGAGAACAAAATATTGAATGGTTTCACAATCTAATAGATGAATCAGTTCTGCATAATTTCTATCGTAAAGAAAAAGTAAAAAGTTTAGTTACTCAGCTGAAAGATGAAGTCGCCAATGGAAATATACCAGTCGCTTTGGCAGTAAAAATGATTTTAGAAGCAGGGGCAGAATAA